GCAATGCCAATCGTTTTCCCTTAGTGCCGGGCAGTCAGATGTTGACGCAGCTTTTTCAGCGTACCGGCATCATGCCGAGTACCAATTCCGCCAATCGTGACGAGGTAATTTTTGAACTGGTCAACGTCGTGGGACGAAACTCCCGGACTACCAACGGAGCACCGTTGCGTACGCATTATACCCTCCAAAGTGTGTATACCGCCGCGCAATTGGCCAATGTCAACAGCCTTACTTCGGGGCCCAACTTACGCATGAGTCAGCGGTTTAAAACGGTAGCCAATTTTGACCGCCAAAGCGATTTGCGGTATCGTACGCTCTTGGACACTACGCAGGCAACCACGGCGGCTACGGCCTGGAACAGCCCCAATCGGCTGTGGTTTTCGAGAAAATGGGGTTCTTTGGGCACAACCAATTTAGGGCCGGTGCAGGGCGTCAATTCCAATATTGTGCTCTTCCGCTCTGCTGAATTTTTATTGATGCGTGCCGAAATGAACCAACGCAAAGGCAATACGGCCTTGGCCTTGGCCGACCTGAATGCCGTTCGTACGCGGGCGGGCCTCTCGGCGTTGACCACGGCACCGGCCAACCTGTTGGAAGAAATCAGAACGGAATTTGTGCGCGAAACCTTCAGCGAAGGCAATCGGATCCACAACATCAAACGACTGAAACAACCGCTTAACCCCGGCGACCGGCCCTCCTCACCCGGCGGCGTAGACTGCGCCTTGGGCAACTGCACTGACGTGCCTTGGAACAGTCGTTTACTGGTGTTTTTGGTACCCCAAACCATGATTGACCGCAATCCGCTTTTAGTACAAAATGATTAAAAGAAACAAAGATATGAAAATAGCTCATCCGATTTTGGCCGTTTGCTGCGCCTTATTACTCGTTTCTTCCTTTTGGGCGTGCGAAAATCCACCATTTCCTACGGTCACCAACGATGCCTCCCTGCGCGCCCAAATCAAGGGCGTTTGGGTGCCCGTCTCACTCACGATGAAGTATCAGGTCGGTATAGTTCCCCGCTCCCGCGACACCGTCGTTACCATCACGCCTACTACAGCACCGCTGTTGGTTGCCGGGCGTGCCAATCCCGTCATGCCCTTTACCGATACGCTTTATTTGGCCGCGCGCACCGCTACCGCTGATACCTTTTGGCTGGCCAATCGGGGCATTCGTCAACAGGGAAATTTTTCGTTGGCAAAAGTCAATAACGAAGGTCAGGAAGCCACGCTGCTGCGTTTCGGTCGCCCAACGTATACGCGGGGACAAATCAGTCGTTGGAACTATGACTTTGTGTTTCACGGAACCGTAGCCCCCAACGCTGCCGGCGCACCCGTCTATACCTCAGCGACTTACACCAATTACTCACCGACCATTACTTCGCTCACAGACCGTCAAATGGTCGTAACGTTTAATACTCAGGCAAACATCAACGTGCCGGTAGTTCCCATCACGACCGCCAATCAAACCCTGAATGCCTCTTGGGGGGGACGGCTGATTGTGTTTACGGCCACCTATTCAAAACAATAACGCTATTAACAGCCATGAATTCAGTAAAAGTATAGACTAAAGCCCGGTGCCTTTTGCCACAGAGACAGGATGTCCGTACTGAACGACTTTTTTTCCAGATGATCACTCCCCGACAATGGCACGCAAAAGGACGCCATTTCACTTACAAAAATTATCAGATCTTTTACCGAACCGAAGGTGCGGGCGAAACATTGGTTCTTATTCACGGGTTTCCCACTTCCTCCTGGGACTGGTATCGCGTTTGGGATCAACTCACCGGCAAGTACCGGGTCATTGGATTTGATATGATTGGATTTGGCCTGTCGGACAAACCGCGTCGCTACTGTTATTCTATCCACGACCAAGCCGACCTGTTTGAAGCCCTGATGACGCACCTGAATGTTATGGAGTGCCATTTATTGGTACATGATTATGGCAACACGGTGGCTCAGGAACTGCTGGCCCGTTGGGAAGAACGCAAAAATGAAACAGAGTCACTTCCCGCTATCCGGTCGGTTTGCTTTTTGAACGGTGGCCTTTTTCCGGAAAAGCACCGGGCCCTGTGGGTTCAGAAATGGATGAAAGGCCCGTTGGGGGTGCTGCTGACAAAACTGAATAACAAAGACCGATTGAGAAAATCGTTCGATAAACTGTATGGCCCCAAAGGCATTGATGATGCTGAAATGGATGGATTCTGGGAAATCATTCAGTACCAAAACGGACATCTCCTGTTTCATAAACTCATTCATTACATCGAAGACCGACGACGGAATAGGGCACGTTGGGTGGGCGTTTTACAACGTAGCACCGTCCCGCTCCGCCTTATCAACGGCCCGGAAGACCCCGTTTCGGGAAGGCATTTGGCTGATTATTACACACAGATGATTCCCGATCCGGACGTGGTCATTATTGAAGGTGCGGGACATTACCCCCAAAACGAAGCCCCCGAGGAAGTAGTGAAACATTATTTTGAATTTCGACAAAAGCAACGCTGAGCATTTGTTTACCGGCACCACAACTGACATGAAGTTCTTCTTATTTTGCTTATTCTTACCGATTTTCAGCCTTGCCCAATTTCAAATCGGCGATGCAGGACAGGTCTTTGACGAGACCCGCTTCGACCCGCGCTTTCCCGACATGAAAGAATGGGCCAAAGCGGGAGTACAGGGCGGGATTCCGTTAAGAAATACGTTAAAAATCCAAAAGACCCTCACGCCCCAAGATGACTTACAGAAGGCCATTGACGACGTATCCGGACAGGGCGGCGGGGTTATTTTGCTCAAAAAGGGAGAGTATATAATTTCAAAAACGGTTACCCTGAAATCCAATGTGGTACTGCGCGGCGAAAGCAAAGAACAGACGGTACTGAAGGTGGTCATGAAAAAGATGTTCTTTAAATACGCCCCTGACCAAAAACACCTCGTTGCGTTCGAAATAAACGATGCCGAACGCGTAGGATTGGAAGACCTCAGTTTTCGATACGCCGCCGTTGATTTTGAACCTTACGACAAATCCGATTTCAATGCTGCCTGGGACCGCCGGGTCTTTCACGAGCACGAAACCCGCGACACCACCCTTTTTGTCCATTTGGTCATTTTCAGAAACAGCCGCAATTCGTGGGTGGACAACTGTAACTTTCTGTGGGCCGGTACGCATCCGTTGGGTTTGGGCAATTGTGAACACATCACCTGTCGCAATAACTTCATGGATCGGGCATACGTCAAGAAGGACTCCTTTCACGGTGGCTACTACGGATGTTGGGGTTCGAGGTACTGCCTGTTTTATAACGAAAAGGTACGCCGAATCCGACATTTTGCCATCATGAACCCCGGCGCAGCCTACAACGTGGTCTATCGCTGTGATTTTGAGGTGGATGTCAACTTTCACGACCAAGACAGCGGTCATAACCTGGTGGAGCAATGCCGCATTGCCACGCCCGTTTGGCACAGTTGGGATGCTATCGGCATCGGAGCCCCCGACAAACATCGCCCCCCGGGTCCCGGGAATCTGTTGTTCAACAACGTCGTCATTTCCAAAGGCGTAGCCGGATACAACCGAAAAATAGGCGCAGTCCAACCCAATACGGTGTATCAGGTCACGACGGAGTTTGGCAAACCTAACGTTTTTATTCGCCCCGATGCTCCCCCGCAGGGAGGCACATTTTACGCCGTTAAAGCTCAATACTAAGCCCCTTACTCATGAAATTCACCGCATTTTCCTTTTTTTTCTTCCTGTTTTTCAGCTTTCTAACCCCAATCCACGCCCAAAACGACCCGTACCTGCACCGGCGGTACGACGCCCTGCACGACTCACCCATGCAGCAGAAGTTTCGCAAGTTGGCTCCTATGCCGGCGGGGGTCGTCTATGTACAACAACCCAACGAAGGCGAAAAAGAAATGCGGGAGCACTTCAGAAACATGAAAAAACTGGGATTCAACGCATTAAAGCAGATCATGCCCTTGCCGACCTGGACCATTGAGCAGATTTCGTCGGTGGCGCTGGAAGAAGGCATTATTCCGTGGTGGTACGGCGAAGGCGGTTACGAAGAGATTACCCCGGCGCTTTTGGAACAACTTGGCATAGCCAAAAGCCTATCAATGAACGACATAATTCAGCACCCCAAGATGGTGAATTATCAAAAAGAGGTTGCCAAAAAACGAATTCAGAACATTGAAAAATACATCCAAAACAGCCCCGACAAAAAATTCATGCGAGTCACGAGCGTGGCCTACGACCCCGAAATCGGTGGGCGCGGCGTAGAGCTCAGTGACAAAGGCGAAGCATTGTTTTTGGATTGGCTCAAAAAGCGCTACCGCACGGTAGAAAACCTGAATCAAGCCTGGAATCAGTACCACGCGGGGCTTTTCCTGAACGAACAGCGGGTGTTGAGTGATTGGGACGATGTAGCAAAAAATTGGCGCAATCTCACGGGCAGAGAATACAATCATGTCAAAGACATTTATCGGTTTAAGGTTGAGCACAATCTCGGCCGAATCCGCGAATCTGCCGCCCAATTCAATCGCTTCGACCCCAACGCACCGTACCGAGGCGGCGGCGAATTGGCCGTTTTTCACCCCTTTGCGTGGTACGGAGTGGACATGGAAGGCATCGCCGACGTGTTGACGCAATACGGCTCCTTTTACCCCTCCATGCATTTTTCGTGGCATTATAATTTGGTCAAAGGTGAAATCACCAAGTCACTCTATCAGCAGGCTTCGCTGATGAATGACTTCAATAAAGGCGGCTGGACGGGCGGCTGGGAAAGCACCGGCGGCCCCATGCAGATGGATGGTGAAAAAAATCCGGGTCACAACAACTCCTACTACGTTGGCCCGGATGAATTAATGCAGCTCTACCTCAGTCAGTTGGCGGCGGGCTTCAAAGGTTTTGGGATTTGGTGCTGGAATGCCCGAAGTGCGGGAAAAGAAGGCGGTGAGTATAGCCTGCTGGATCGAAACGGACAAATCACCGACCGCGCCGTGGCCATCGGGCAATTGGGAAAAGCCATGCAAAAATACCGTTTTGAACTCTGGAATGCCCACAAAGAGCCGCTCGTGGGTATCCTGTACGACTGGGAAAATGAGGCCACTTGGGGAGCTATGAGCATTCCGGGACGCGAAGATTTTAGATTTCAGCCCGTTAAAGCCCGAATTGGAATCAGCAATCTTCTCATGACCAACAACGTCCCTTTTGAATACCTTACCCCCAACGATCTTTTTAAAGGCTTAGCCGGGCGCTACAAAGTGCTGTATCTGCCGGCCATGCTCACGATGCGAAAAGAACTGTTGCCCCTGTTGAAAAAATACGTGCAGGAAGGCGGACGTTTGGTCATGGACTTACCTTCCGGCTGGTACGACGAAAATACCGTCAACCTCCCGACCGGCAAAGGCTCGGAGTTTGAGCAGCTTTTTGGGGCTACGATTGATGATTTTCAATTTTCGGGCACCAATCGGCAACTGCGTATTTCGGGGAAAGAAGTACAGGGTTTTACCATCAATTCAACGGCTACCAAGGCCCGTGTGGCAGAAAGATACGACAATGGTAAACCCGCCATTTTAGAACATTCTATCGGCAAAGGGAAAGCCATCTTACTCGGCTTTCAGGCAGCCCTTAACGCATTTGAAACCTCTGCAAAGGCTTCATTTCCCCTTTTGCAGTACACACTCGGTGCTTATTCATCTTCCTATTCCTGCCTTAACGCCCTCGTATATCGTTTGGCGGCACCCGAAGCCGACCATTATTTTGTGTTGAATGAGTCGACCGCCCAAACGGTTGCGCTGACCTTTAAGAATCACAGCTATAAACGTATCACCGATGCCGTCACCGGTGCGCCGGTCAACATCAGCCAAATCACATTGACGACCAAGGGCGGGCGTTGGCTACGGGCGGAAAAATAAGCAGTAGAGCTGCTCAAATGGATGGGAAAAGCAGCTAAAAAAGCCGACTCCGACTGAAAGTATTTTCAATCGGAGTCGGCTTTTCTCAGTTAACCACCGGAAACGAATGACTAATAGCCCGGATTTTGGCTTAGCGTAGCGGTTCCTTCGGCCGTTTTGGTCGCATCTATTTGGCGTTGCGGCACGGGAAAAACGATATTGTGGTCTTTAAATGCAGCACCGCGAAGATTCGAGCGTTTGGTGACTTCGTAGGCCAAGTATTTGTTCAGTACGTCTTTGGCAATACCCCAGCGCACTAAATCAAAAAACCGCTGGCCTTCCATGGCCAATTCTAAGCGCCGTTCAAAACGCATGGCTTTGAGAGCGGTTTCTTTGTTGGTCCAGGGGGTTTTATATTCCGAAATAACATAATTGGCCGCCGGCTTACCATCAGGCAGCTTGACAAAACCGTCAGGATTGGCAGCCCGGCGGCGAATGAGATTGACGTACTCTCGGCCTTTTTCAAGGTTGCCCAGTTCAATTTCAGTTTCAGCAGCCATCAGAAGTACCTCAGCATAGCGTATAAGTCGAAAATTATTGGCCGAAGTGCGGCGGTCGGGATCTACCAAACCACTCATTTCGTCGGTTTTATAATACACGTTTTTCTTAGGCTGAAACGGCCCCGCATAGTTTTGGTCGCGCACCCACGCTTTGCCGGGGTGTAAGCCCCAATCCAGGTACGGGATGCCCCGCCGGCCGACGGAATGATCCAAGCGGGGGTCAAGGTTGCCCGCATCCGGCACAAAAGCCTGTGAACTTTCAATACCCTGGTCATTTTTAACTTCAAACCTATTGTAATCATCCAAAAACGGCATACCGTCCGGGTCGGTGCGGTGAGCATTTACCAAATCTTGCGAAGGTTGAAAATAGCCGCAGCAGCCCGCAGGTTGCGAGGCCAGGCCACCGTGTGGAAAATTTAGATTTTCGCCCAAACCGCCGTTAAAGCCCCTACTGTTGTCATTGGCCGAGTAGTTTACATCCAGCACTGCTTCTGTGTCAATGGTACTGCCTTGAGTCGCAATCCTGAAATTGTCGTGATAGCGCGCTAAAAGATTGTATTTTAAACCTTTAGTGGTACGCCCATTGGCAACTATGGCATCCAAAACGCTTTTTGCTTCCGACCATTTTTTCTGAAAAATCAAAATTTTCGCCAACAGCGAACCCGCCGCCCACTTGTTTATGCGGCCTGTTTCGGGGAATGTTTCGGCCAAATTGGCGTAGGCATACTGCAGATCGGCCTCCATTTCCTTCCACAATACCCGCTCGTTGGGCTGGCGGTAGTCAGTGGTTTTTTCATCGATCCAGGGCATTCGTCCGAAGATAATCGTACCATGAAAATAGTACAACGCCCTCAACGCCCGCGCTTGCCCCGTCAGGTTTCTGATTTCGACATCGGTCAACCCTTTTATTTCGGGGACCAGGCGCAGCACGTCATTGCAGCGGGCAATGCCGTCATAACAGAAGCGCCAACGGTCATCGAGTTTGGTACTGGCGGGGGTTACTTCGTAGCGTTCAATGTCAGAGCGGCTGCCACCTACATCTGCGCCTTTCTGGGCATCATCGGAGGTAATTCCGCCAAATACCCAATTGGAAAACGAGTTGACATCGGCCCCCGCACTTGAACCGTTGCCATACATCGCACCGTTCAAACCCGCATAAGCGCCCACCAAAATACCGTTGATGCCCGAACGGGTTTTGAGGGCTTCTTCACTGAAAACACCTATAGGCTGACGGTCTAAAAATGCTTCTTTGCAGGAATTACTAAAAAAGATCAAAGCCGCCAAACCCCCGATAGGGGCTTTTTTACGCAACCAAGTACCAATGCTGCAAACTATGTTTTTCATTTTAAAAAATTTTTGAATTGAATGTTATATTATTTGGGCATAACGCAAACTGTCAAAAGTTGCCCCATCAGGGGCAGAGAGCCTTTAGAAACTTACGCTGATGCCACCCAAAAGCTGCCGTGGATTGGGTACGCGCCCATGAT
Above is a window of Runella slithyformis DSM 19594 DNA encoding:
- a CDS encoding RagB/SusD family nutrient uptake outer membrane protein; amino-acid sequence: MKRIHSIMGMAAVAIGSVSCDKYLDEVSSKTLIQAQNVRTVQELDILMTGAYSGIAREVAFGGNALVIGETFGDLVAVNNVNYRNSPSRSSRVYTWTHREEDYGYQAEFLQWSTFGLNNANNVLEILQSNQVQTPGETDPRKDISLQKGRIEGDARFVRALCIFEQTRLIGYPWGYTPDNSHPGPVGNYRSVSEFGDLAYPRLSVKAAYDSVLNDLRIAERLLPENYNPAQHLPDMQPRANKYAALALMARVYWQQDNVDSCLAVCNRLLGPGNANRFPLVPGSQMLTQLFQRTGIMPSTNSANRDEVIFELVNVVGRNSRTTNGAPLRTHYTLQSVYTAAQLANVNSLTSGPNLRMSQRFKTVANFDRQSDLRYRTLLDTTQATTAATAWNSPNRLWFSRKWGSLGTTNLGPVQGVNSNIVLFRSAEFLLMRAEMNQRKGNTALALADLNAVRTRAGLSALTTAPANLLEEIRTEFVRETFSEGNRIHNIKRLKQPLNPGDRPSSPGGVDCALGNCTDVPWNSRLLVFLVPQTMIDRNPLLVQND
- a CDS encoding alpha/beta fold hydrolase; the protein is MITPRQWHAKGRHFTYKNYQIFYRTEGAGETLVLIHGFPTSSWDWYRVWDQLTGKYRVIGFDMIGFGLSDKPRRYCYSIHDQADLFEALMTHLNVMECHLLVHDYGNTVAQELLARWEERKNETESLPAIRSVCFLNGGLFPEKHRALWVQKWMKGPLGVLLTKLNNKDRLRKSFDKLYGPKGIDDAEMDGFWEIIQYQNGHLLFHKLIHYIEDRRRNRARWVGVLQRSTVPLRLINGPEDPVSGRHLADYYTQMIPDPDVVIIEGAGHYPQNEAPEEVVKHYFEFRQKQR
- a CDS encoding right-handed parallel beta-helix repeat-containing protein, whose amino-acid sequence is MNFDKSNAEHLFTGTTTDMKFFLFCLFLPIFSLAQFQIGDAGQVFDETRFDPRFPDMKEWAKAGVQGGIPLRNTLKIQKTLTPQDDLQKAIDDVSGQGGGVILLKKGEYIISKTVTLKSNVVLRGESKEQTVLKVVMKKMFFKYAPDQKHLVAFEINDAERVGLEDLSFRYAAVDFEPYDKSDFNAAWDRRVFHEHETRDTTLFVHLVIFRNSRNSWVDNCNFLWAGTHPLGLGNCEHITCRNNFMDRAYVKKDSFHGGYYGCWGSRYCLFYNEKVRRIRHFAIMNPGAAYNVVYRCDFEVDVNFHDQDSGHNLVEQCRIATPVWHSWDAIGIGAPDKHRPPGPGNLLFNNVVISKGVAGYNRKIGAVQPNTVYQVTTEFGKPNVFIRPDAPPQGGTFYAVKAQY
- a CDS encoding beta-galactosidase trimerization domain-containing protein, with the protein product MKFTAFSFFFFLFFSFLTPIHAQNDPYLHRRYDALHDSPMQQKFRKLAPMPAGVVYVQQPNEGEKEMREHFRNMKKLGFNALKQIMPLPTWTIEQISSVALEEGIIPWWYGEGGYEEITPALLEQLGIAKSLSMNDIIQHPKMVNYQKEVAKKRIQNIEKYIQNSPDKKFMRVTSVAYDPEIGGRGVELSDKGEALFLDWLKKRYRTVENLNQAWNQYHAGLFLNEQRVLSDWDDVAKNWRNLTGREYNHVKDIYRFKVEHNLGRIRESAAQFNRFDPNAPYRGGGELAVFHPFAWYGVDMEGIADVLTQYGSFYPSMHFSWHYNLVKGEITKSLYQQASLMNDFNKGGWTGGWESTGGPMQMDGEKNPGHNNSYYVGPDELMQLYLSQLAAGFKGFGIWCWNARSAGKEGGEYSLLDRNGQITDRAVAIGQLGKAMQKYRFELWNAHKEPLVGILYDWENEATWGAMSIPGREDFRFQPVKARIGISNLLMTNNVPFEYLTPNDLFKGLAGRYKVLYLPAMLTMRKELLPLLKKYVQEGGRLVMDLPSGWYDENTVNLPTGKGSEFEQLFGATIDDFQFSGTNRQLRISGKEVQGFTINSTATKARVAERYDNGKPAILEHSIGKGKAILLGFQAALNAFETSAKASFPLLQYTLGAYSSSYSCLNALVYRLAAPEADHYFVLNESTAQTVALTFKNHSYKRITDAVTGAPVNISQITLTTKGGRWLRAEK
- a CDS encoding RagB/SusD family nutrient uptake outer membrane protein, with protein sequence MKNIVCSIGTWLRKKAPIGGLAALIFFSNSCKEAFLDRQPIGVFSEEALKTRSGINGILVGAYAGLNGAMYGNGSSAGADVNSFSNWVFGGITSDDAQKGADVGGSRSDIERYEVTPASTKLDDRWRFCYDGIARCNDVLRLVPEIKGLTDVEIRNLTGQARALRALYYFHGTIIFGRMPWIDEKTTDYRQPNERVLWKEMEADLQYAYANLAETFPETGRINKWAAGSLLAKILIFQKKWSEAKSVLDAIVANGRTTKGLKYNLLARYHDNFRIATQGSTIDTEAVLDVNYSANDNSRGFNGGLGENLNFPHGGLASQPAGCCGYFQPSQDLVNAHRTDPDGMPFLDDYNRFEVKNDQGIESSQAFVPDAGNLDPRLDHSVGRRGIPYLDWGLHPGKAWVRDQNYAGPFQPKKNVYYKTDEMSGLVDPDRRTSANNFRLIRYAEVLLMAAETEIELGNLEKGREYVNLIRRRAANPDGFVKLPDGKPAANYVISEYKTPWTNKETALKAMRFERRLELAMEGQRFFDLVRWGIAKDVLNKYLAYEVTKRSNLRGAAFKDHNIVFPVPQRQIDATKTAEGTATLSQNPGY